From a region of the Candidatus Azobacteroides pseudotrichonymphae genomovar. CFP2 genome:
- a CDS encoding Nif3-like dinuclear metal center hexameric protein yields the protein MKIFEIIKFIETFAPLELQDSFDNSGLQIGNVFGEVKGILLCLDITEKVIDEAIEQTCNLIISHHPLLFNPLKKIVGQTYVERCIVKACKNDITIYSAHTNLDNAVGGLNFRLAEKIGLRNIKVLRHRRGELLKLVTFVPLKQVETVRNALFDAGAGNIGDYDFCSFNSIGEGTFRAGENSHPFVGECGKFHVEKEIRMETVFPSLKKREVLNALLASHPYEEPVYDFYPLLNSWDGAGTGVIGELITEENEKSFLKKIKAIFHLKTLEYSSFIGKTIRKVALCGGSGAFLIQDAIACKADVFLTGEAKYNDFYEVENKILLAIIGHYESEYCAKGIFFDIISKKIPNIALYLSDTDTNPVNYM from the coding sequence GTGAAAATATTTGAAATAATAAAATTTATTGAAACATTTGCTCCTTTGGAATTGCAGGATAGTTTTGATAATTCCGGATTACAAATCGGTAATGTTTTTGGGGAAGTAAAAGGTATTCTTTTATGTCTGGATATAACAGAGAAAGTGATAGATGAGGCTATTGAACAAACTTGTAACTTGATTATTTCTCACCATCCACTTTTGTTTAATCCCTTGAAAAAGATTGTAGGACAAACCTATGTAGAACGATGTATCGTAAAAGCTTGCAAAAATGATATAACTATTTATTCTGCCCATACAAATTTAGATAATGCTGTAGGGGGACTTAATTTTCGTTTAGCAGAAAAAATTGGACTGCGGAATATTAAAGTATTAAGGCATAGAAGGGGAGAATTGTTGAAATTGGTTACTTTTGTTCCATTGAAACAAGTAGAAACGGTTAGAAATGCTTTGTTTGATGCTGGAGCAGGAAATATTGGCGATTATGATTTTTGTAGTTTTAATTCTATCGGCGAGGGAACTTTTCGAGCAGGGGAAAATTCTCATCCATTTGTGGGAGAATGTGGAAAATTTCATGTAGAAAAAGAAATTCGAATGGAAACTGTTTTTCCTTCCTTAAAAAAGAGAGAGGTATTGAATGCTTTATTGGCGTCGCATCCGTATGAAGAACCAGTTTATGATTTTTATCCATTACTTAATTCTTGGGATGGTGCGGGGACGGGTGTGATTGGTGAATTAATTACTGAAGAGAACGAAAAATCATTTTTAAAAAAAATAAAAGCTATTTTTCATTTAAAAACTTTAGAATATTCCTCTTTTATAGGAAAAACTATTCGTAAAGTTGCTCTTTGTGGAGGTAGTGGTGCCTTTTTGATACAAGATGCTATCGCTTGCAAAGCTGATGTTTTTTTAACGGGAGAAGCTAAATATAACGATTTTTACGAAGTGGAAAACAAAATTTTGTTGGCAATTATAGGGCATTATGAATCAGAATATTGCGCGAAAGGTATTTTTTTCGATATTATATCGAAAAAAATACCTAATATTGCGCTGTATCTTTCAGATACAGATACAAACCCTGTAAATTATATGTAG
- the nth gene encoding endonuclease III: protein MGIKERCAKVIDWFEKNMSRAETELCYTDPFQLLIAVVLAAQCTDKRVNLITPTLFNAFPTPEILASSNEDVIYEYIKSISYPKNKSKFLLAMAKMLVASYAGQVPSNIKELMKLPGVGRKTANVVASIAFGIPAIAVDTHVFRVSNRIGLTNHTQTPIQTEYVLTKHIPKKLWTKAHHWLILHGRYICIARKPHCYNCGLKEFCDYFSKNMKGENI from the coding sequence ATGGGGATAAAAGAACGATGTGCCAAGGTAATTGATTGGTTTGAAAAGAATATGTCTCGAGCTGAAACGGAGTTGTGTTATACAGATCCTTTCCAATTATTAATAGCTGTGGTATTAGCTGCACAATGTACAGATAAGCGTGTTAACTTAATTACTCCGACACTGTTTAATGCTTTTCCTACACCAGAAATATTGGCTTCTTCTAACGAAGACGTAATATATGAATATATCAAGAGTATTTCTTATCCCAAGAATAAGTCAAAGTTTTTGTTAGCAATGGCAAAAATGTTAGTTGCTAGCTATGCGGGGCAAGTACCTTCCAATATAAAAGAACTAATGAAATTACCGGGTGTGGGACGGAAAACTGCAAATGTAGTTGCTTCCATTGCGTTTGGTATTCCAGCAATTGCAGTAGATACTCATGTATTTCGTGTTTCCAATCGAATTGGATTAACTAATCATACTCAAACGCCAATACAAACTGAGTATGTATTAACCAAACATATACCAAAAAAACTCTGGACAAAAGCTCATCATTGGCTAATTTTACATGGACGATATATTTGCATTGCTCGAAAACCCCACTGTTATAATTGTGGATTAAAAGAGTTCTGTGATTATTTCAGTAAAAATATGAAGGGTGAAAATATTTGA
- a CDS encoding tetratricopeptide repeat protein produces MQEVQNCFDNIIQSIEQYKLKPAFDLLEELISRVQDWQLQEQLNSLKNTYKSMLYYLAKNIKDCEREKIHQTLLRSLYQIADIALWQIKSANDNSLFYEQRRTYYFSVSETSEELINALKNISENNLLLNPYKDEKEKVLEKENLNCKIFRKVWLSNHWTIEEKSRWTKIIYQSYEKTISCLIVTALTLNLLETFDEKKAILLLEAAQNEYNGISERALVGIVLFLRKYNYRLHLYTEITERLNNLAENPKFIRKIRHTLLQFISSKETEKITRKITDELIPEIIQKVGTKVGNKLRISSSLNENEIEDKNPEWHNLIETSNIGEKLQEISEWQIEGADVMHSSFIHLKNYPFFKEISNWFIPFTTPSEAIDNQKLMRLVNILKTSTFLCNSDKYSFYLSVSQMPENARKIMIKQFASETTNTMREDSFNISQTINHFTKQYVQDLYRFYKLYPQKQNFEDIFEIQPEFYKVPIIYQLIGNEQNLSAIGEYYFNKNFFEEAADIYDKLLQINPNNDVLYQKKGYCLQMMGQLHESLNTYQKAELLNANHSWTIKKLAYLYRILKNPKEALYFYKKAQQLNPENLSIQLNIGHCYLEIGEFEQALKYYFKVEYLTENKERIWRYIAWCSLLTNRYQQAINFFNKIIEKNPTMTDYLNAGHAQLAIENIEEAIRSYKLAIEKGNYSYEEFARIFSQDVPQLIKVGIKEKNIYLIIDTCYLL; encoded by the coding sequence ATGCAAGAAGTACAAAATTGCTTTGATAATATTATTCAATCAATTGAACAGTATAAATTGAAGCCGGCTTTCGATTTACTTGAAGAGCTAATTTCTAGAGTCCAAGACTGGCAATTACAAGAGCAGTTAAACTCATTGAAAAATACTTACAAGAGTATGCTGTATTATTTAGCAAAAAACATTAAAGACTGTGAAAGAGAAAAAATACATCAGACTTTACTACGTTCCCTGTACCAAATAGCAGACATTGCATTATGGCAAATTAAATCTGCTAACGACAATTCTCTATTTTATGAACAAAGAAGAACTTACTATTTTAGTGTATCTGAAACATCTGAAGAACTCATCAATGCACTAAAAAACATATCCGAAAACAATCTCTTATTAAACCCATACAAGGATGAAAAAGAAAAAGTATTAGAGAAAGAAAATCTAAATTGCAAAATCTTTCGAAAAGTTTGGTTGAGTAACCACTGGACAATAGAAGAGAAAAGTAGATGGACAAAAATTATATATCAGTCTTATGAAAAAACAATTTCTTGTCTTATTGTTACTGCTCTTACCCTCAATCTTTTAGAAACATTTGACGAGAAAAAAGCTATTTTATTACTGGAAGCTGCTCAAAATGAGTATAATGGAATCAGTGAACGTGCTTTAGTGGGCATTGTTTTATTTCTTCGGAAATATAATTATCGCCTGCATCTATACACAGAAATAACTGAACGCCTAAACAATTTGGCAGAAAATCCAAAATTTATAAGGAAAATTCGCCACACTCTTCTTCAGTTCATCTCAAGTAAAGAAACAGAAAAAATTACCCGAAAAATAACTGACGAATTGATTCCGGAAATAATACAAAAAGTAGGAACAAAAGTTGGCAATAAACTTAGAATATCAAGCTCTTTAAATGAGAATGAAATAGAGGATAAAAACCCTGAATGGCATAATTTGATTGAGACATCAAATATAGGAGAAAAATTACAAGAAATCTCTGAATGGCAAATAGAGGGTGCGGATGTAATGCATTCGTCATTTATCCATCTAAAAAATTATCCTTTTTTTAAAGAGATTAGCAATTGGTTTATTCCCTTTACTACTCCAAGTGAGGCCATTGATAATCAAAAGTTAATGCGGTTGGTTAATATTTTAAAGACATCTACATTTTTGTGCAATTCGGATAAATATTCTTTCTATCTGAGTGTTTCTCAAATGCCTGAAAATGCTCGCAAAATAATGATTAAACAATTTGCTTCCGAAACAACAAATACTATGAGAGAAGATTCTTTCAACATATCTCAAACAATAAATCACTTTACAAAGCAGTATGTACAAGATTTATACCGATTTTATAAACTTTATCCCCAAAAGCAAAATTTTGAAGATATTTTCGAAATCCAACCGGAATTCTACAAAGTTCCCATTATCTATCAATTAATTGGGAATGAGCAAAACTTATCTGCTATTGGAGAATACTATTTTAATAAAAACTTCTTTGAAGAAGCAGCAGACATTTACGATAAACTTTTACAAATTAATCCTAATAATGATGTTCTATATCAAAAGAAAGGTTATTGTTTACAAATGATGGGACAACTCCATGAATCTCTAAATACTTATCAAAAGGCTGAATTATTAAATGCCAATCATTCGTGGACAATTAAAAAATTGGCATATTTATATCGTATATTAAAAAATCCAAAGGAAGCACTGTATTTTTATAAAAAAGCACAACAATTAAATCCTGAAAACTTATCTATCCAACTAAATATAGGACATTGTTATTTAGAAATAGGAGAATTTGAACAAGCTTTAAAGTATTATTTCAAAGTAGAATATCTAACAGAAAATAAAGAAAGGATATGGAGGTATATCGCATGGTGTTCACTCTTAACTAATCGTTACCAACAGGCAATAAATTTTTTTAATAAAATTATAGAAAAAAACCCAACTATGACAGATTACCTCAATGCTGGACACGCACAACTGGCAATAGAAAATATTGAAGAGGCAATTCGCTCATATAAGCTAGCAATCGAAAAAGGGAATTATTCTTATGAAGAATTTGCGAGAATTTTTTCCCAGGATGTCCCTCAGTTAATCAAAGTTGGAATAAAAGAGAAAAACATCTATCTCATAATAGATACCTGTTACCTATTATAA
- a CDS encoding zinc ribbon domain-containing protein — protein MSSGNNDKLFIEDKLVSLYRLQLVLSEIDKIRTLRGELPFEVQDLEDEVAGLHLRIENFQKSLLDFEKKISQEKIRIINANALIAKYMQQIDNVRNNREYDSLSKEIAGQELDMQLAEKYIREFTEKIKFIEEEIKKSKQLCEEQQVNLNFKKEELNKIISETKIQEEQLMEKAKQIEMIIDDHRILMSFERIRKRAKNGLAVVHIQRGACGGCFNKIPPQRQMEIKMRKKIIPCEHCGRIIIDSMMTESVE, from the coding sequence ATGAGTTCAGGGAATAATGACAAGTTATTTATCGAAGATAAATTGGTAAGTCTTTATCGTCTTCAATTGGTGTTATCGGAAATAGATAAAATAAGGACATTGCGTGGAGAACTCCCTTTTGAGGTACAAGACTTGGAAGATGAGGTAGCTGGTCTTCATCTTCGTATTGAGAATTTTCAAAAATCTTTGCTTGATTTTGAAAAGAAAATTAGTCAAGAGAAGATTAGGATTATTAATGCTAATGCTTTAATAGCAAAATATATGCAGCAAATAGACAATGTACGTAACAATCGTGAATATGATAGCCTTTCCAAAGAAATTGCAGGTCAAGAGTTAGATATGCAGTTGGCTGAAAAATACATTCGAGAGTTTACGGAAAAAATTAAGTTTATTGAAGAGGAAATTAAAAAGAGTAAACAACTCTGTGAAGAACAACAAGTAAACCTGAATTTTAAGAAAGAGGAACTAAATAAAATCATTTCTGAAACGAAGATTCAAGAAGAACAATTAATGGAAAAGGCTAAGCAGATTGAAATGATTATTGATGATCATCGTATATTAATGTCTTTTGAGCGTATTCGTAAAAGAGCGAAAAATGGACTGGCGGTTGTTCATATTCAGCGTGGTGCTTGTGGTGGGTGTTTTAATAAAATACCACCACAAAGACAAATGGAAATCAAAATGAGAAAGAAAATAATTCCCTGTGAACATTGTGGGAGAATTATTATTGACTCTATGATGACTGAAAGTGTAGAATAA
- the pheS gene encoding phenylalanine--tRNA ligase subunit alpha yields the protein MIGKIETLWDEIDNLNVNNSKELETLRIRFLGKKGEIASLMSGFRNVEANQKREIGQKLNSLKVKIQTKIDQLKETLGCQDLSENLIDLTRTAYPYRVGTRHPISIVQKRICNIFFKLGFSIAEGPEIEDDWHVFSALNFAFDHPARDMQDTFFIKYDKNILLRTHTSSVQIRTMEKTQPPIRILCPGRVYRNEAISARAHCFFHQVEAFYINRNVSFADLRQVLVFFAKEMFDSGINTRLRPSFFPFTEPSAEMDIMCNLCRGKGCSFCKFTGWVEILGCGMIDPNVLDNCNIDSKTYSGYALGMGVERITSLKYQVKDLRLFSENDIRFLRQFEMAV from the coding sequence ATGATTGGTAAAATAGAAACCCTTTGGGATGAAATTGATAATTTGAACGTTAATAACAGTAAAGAATTAGAAACTTTACGTATTCGTTTTTTAGGGAAAAAAGGAGAAATTGCTTCTTTGATGAGTGGTTTTCGTAATGTTGAGGCTAATCAAAAACGCGAAATTGGCCAGAAGTTAAATTCGTTAAAAGTAAAAATACAAACTAAAATAGATCAGTTAAAAGAAACTCTTGGATGTCAAGATTTATCTGAAAATTTAATTGATTTGACAAGAACAGCTTATCCCTATCGGGTAGGTACCCGTCATCCAATTTCTATTGTACAAAAGAGAATTTGCAATATTTTTTTTAAGCTAGGATTCTCAATAGCAGAAGGTCCTGAGATAGAAGATGATTGGCATGTTTTTTCTGCTTTAAATTTTGCCTTCGATCATCCCGCTCGAGACATGCAAGATACGTTTTTTATCAAATATGATAAAAATATTTTGTTAAGGACTCATACGTCGTCGGTTCAGATACGAACAATGGAAAAAACACAGCCACCTATTCGTATCCTTTGTCCAGGAAGGGTTTATCGTAATGAGGCCATATCTGCTCGTGCTCATTGTTTTTTTCATCAAGTGGAAGCGTTTTATATCAATAGAAATGTTTCTTTTGCCGATTTAAGGCAAGTTTTAGTGTTTTTTGCTAAGGAGATGTTTGATTCGGGGATAAACACCCGTTTGCGTCCTTCTTTTTTCCCATTTACAGAACCAAGTGCAGAGATGGATATTATGTGTAATTTATGTAGAGGGAAAGGTTGTTCATTTTGTAAATTTACTGGATGGGTGGAAATTTTAGGCTGTGGAATGATAGATCCTAATGTCTTGGACAATTGTAATATTGATAGCAAGACCTATTCTGGGTATGCATTAGGAATGGGAGTTGAACGAATTACTAGTCTCAAATATCAGGTAAAAGATCTTCGTTTGTTTTCTGAGAACGATATAAGATTTTTAAGACAGTTCGAAATGGCTGTATAG